Proteins encoded together in one Pseudoalteromonas xiamenensis window:
- a CDS encoding PAS domain-containing hybrid sensor histidine kinase/response regulator has product MSFKSLSAILLVSIIIPTLWLFSALNTSPSIDLKLQNIEVELKNLNKQLGLLIDTPLSDKSAWKSAQMSRIHTLQNINHNLHFLETPTEVQTQLDEVLKFESQTALEQSSNRDLLVKEYLSLSNVFWPWLNQHAIFAEQSKYLPLTYSLTALAGSFALFALLLYLFYLKPLQRFLVHISQQSNEDTLIEIPDFHAKELKTIASAVKRMFFNSTQQIQHSKLLSALNEKLRSTESLETYTDLCLGYLVKHIGLPGISILNISDNQLDVIARQGKVPFVDAENPLFKATVKQDNYQTYSPSNQSLNIIFGNETLKIKLLYGFALKNTDNVLCLLYFPSLRILEQAEINLIKEVVKDLSVAIERDENSTLRQNTEKALAHQLELTHSMINAIPNPTFYREKSGQFIGVNKAFLDFFDQFEMDIVGSTLDQVYPPHVASMLAEKQTEILQSGREMRYELNLLDGSGSARDIIVFEGPFFDGNGDIQGIVGMFLDVTERNQLQQELIDAKIEADRLTKVKSEFLANMSHEIRTPMNAILGMAHLALKTQMSDKQYGYVSKINNAAKQLLSLINDILDFSKIEAGKLTLERTQFELKRVIENVSSITEIRADEKNIDFHIKLDPALPDYYIGDPLRLGQILINLAGNAVKFTDSGSVTLSVNLEKQDNEITYVRFSVKDTGIGMSQDQQKALFQSFSQADTSISRKYGGTGLGLTISQQLVRLMNGEIYVESELSKGSEFYFIVELQAVDKTAEPVLPARFTQRINALVLDDNVQALAITHELLESMGLYVSSTTDVQEASRILNESKIDIAFIDWKMRDVDGIEFIKNQRQKNRDTKYVLITAYGRDLNIEDNDKAAIDCIVLKPATPSYLYDAVVSCTGFGIAKSPEPQNLIDKSKLFEGLTILVAEDQPINQEIAVEILKHYGAKVDVANNGREAIEKVTTQTFDVVLMDMQMPEVDGLTATHEIRKVWTQESLPILAMTANAMQEDVDKCLAAGMNGHIAKPIDLQQLESSILNCIGKSAVNETTVTKPDTSPPSQEAQEEKQIGELVGINIKEGIDRAAGNPHIYFQILEKFLRQQSEELINLQQALSIGDTDLSNQLLHAIKGASANLSIHYLAEQCKKLEREVKDQTIRLEDIDTLISYVRSQLEVLNEMKRVDVIKPAIQPTLNTKALLDDLETALADYNTEALDLAEGLSTITTIDPDEIELVKTLITRFEFDDALQKVRNINQRLH; this is encoded by the coding sequence ATGTCGTTTAAATCCTTGTCTGCTATCTTACTTGTCAGCATCATAATCCCTACTCTTTGGTTGTTTTCTGCCTTAAACACCTCTCCTAGCATAGACCTTAAACTACAAAATATCGAAGTCGAACTCAAAAATCTTAATAAACAATTGGGTTTACTTATAGACACCCCGCTTTCAGATAAAAGTGCGTGGAAATCTGCGCAAATGAGTCGAATTCATACGTTACAAAACATAAATCACAATCTTCATTTTTTAGAGACCCCCACTGAAGTTCAGACTCAATTGGACGAAGTATTAAAGTTCGAGTCTCAAACCGCGTTAGAACAAAGTTCGAATCGTGATCTGCTCGTTAAAGAGTATCTTTCTCTCAGCAATGTTTTTTGGCCCTGGCTCAATCAACACGCTATCTTCGCTGAACAATCTAAGTACCTACCTTTAACGTACTCGCTCACGGCGCTTGCAGGATCATTTGCGTTGTTCGCGCTGCTTTTGTATTTATTTTATTTAAAACCATTGCAACGCTTTCTCGTTCATATTAGTCAACAATCTAATGAAGATACGCTTATTGAAATTCCAGATTTTCATGCAAAAGAGCTCAAAACCATTGCGTCAGCAGTCAAACGAATGTTTTTTAATTCCACTCAACAAATTCAGCACTCGAAGTTACTCTCTGCACTTAATGAAAAACTGCGTTCGACTGAAAGTTTAGAAACTTACACTGACCTGTGCTTAGGTTACCTAGTAAAGCATATTGGACTGCCCGGAATTTCGATTTTGAATATCAGTGACAATCAACTCGATGTCATTGCACGACAAGGTAAAGTCCCTTTTGTGGATGCTGAAAACCCTTTATTTAAAGCAACCGTGAAGCAGGATAACTATCAAACGTACAGCCCAAGTAACCAATCGCTGAACATTATATTCGGCAATGAAACATTGAAGATTAAACTGCTTTATGGCTTCGCGTTAAAAAACACCGACAACGTGCTTTGTCTGCTTTATTTTCCAAGCTTGCGAATTCTTGAACAAGCTGAAATCAACTTGATTAAAGAAGTGGTGAAAGATTTAAGCGTCGCCATTGAGCGTGATGAAAACTCTACGCTTCGTCAAAACACTGAAAAAGCCTTAGCGCACCAACTTGAATTAACCCATTCGATGATTAATGCAATACCCAATCCCACATTTTACCGAGAAAAATCAGGACAATTTATTGGTGTAAATAAAGCGTTTTTAGACTTCTTCGACCAATTTGAAATGGATATCGTCGGATCAACACTCGATCAAGTTTACCCTCCACACGTCGCCAGTATGCTTGCTGAAAAACAAACTGAAATTTTGCAAAGCGGTCGTGAGATGCGTTATGAACTCAACCTATTGGATGGTTCAGGTTCTGCACGAGATATTATTGTATTCGAAGGTCCGTTTTTTGATGGCAATGGCGATATCCAAGGCATCGTCGGCATGTTCTTAGATGTGACTGAACGTAATCAACTGCAGCAAGAACTCATCGACGCAAAGATAGAGGCAGACAGACTGACAAAAGTGAAAAGTGAGTTTTTGGCCAATATGAGCCATGAGATCCGCACACCCATGAATGCTATTTTAGGAATGGCTCACCTCGCACTTAAAACTCAAATGTCCGATAAACAATATGGCTATGTCAGCAAAATTAATAATGCTGCAAAGCAATTGTTATCGCTGATTAATGACATTCTCGATTTCTCTAAAATTGAAGCTGGTAAACTCACCCTAGAACGAACACAGTTCGAACTCAAAAGAGTGATCGAAAATGTGTCTAGCATTACCGAAATTAGAGCAGATGAGAAAAACATTGATTTCCATATAAAACTTGATCCCGCATTACCTGACTATTACATCGGAGACCCTCTAAGACTAGGTCAGATCCTAATTAATTTAGCCGGCAATGCTGTGAAGTTTACCGACTCAGGCTCAGTAACCTTAAGCGTAAATTTAGAGAAACAAGACAATGAAATTACTTATGTTCGTTTCAGTGTCAAAGACACTGGGATAGGCATGAGTCAAGATCAGCAAAAAGCGCTGTTCCAATCTTTTTCTCAAGCGGACACCTCGATTTCTCGTAAATACGGTGGTACGGGACTTGGTTTGACTATCTCACAACAACTTGTGCGGTTGATGAATGGCGAAATATACGTAGAAAGTGAACTTAGCAAAGGCTCTGAGTTTTATTTCATCGTTGAGCTTCAGGCTGTGGATAAAACGGCAGAGCCAGTCCTTCCTGCAAGATTTACGCAACGTATAAACGCATTAGTCCTTGATGATAATGTGCAAGCACTTGCTATTACCCATGAGTTACTCGAATCCATGGGGTTATATGTATCGAGTACGACAGACGTGCAAGAAGCATCTAGAATACTTAATGAATCAAAGATCGATATCGCGTTTATTGATTGGAAAATGCGTGATGTCGACGGTATCGAGTTCATTAAAAACCAGCGACAAAAAAATCGTGACACGAAATATGTGCTCATTACGGCCTATGGAAGAGATCTGAATATTGAAGATAACGACAAGGCGGCCATAGACTGTATAGTGCTTAAGCCTGCAACACCATCTTATTTATATGATGCGGTTGTAAGCTGCACGGGTTTTGGAATTGCTAAGTCACCTGAACCACAAAACTTGATTGATAAATCGAAACTTTTTGAAGGTTTAACTATACTCGTTGCGGAAGATCAACCTATTAACCAAGAGATTGCTGTTGAAATCCTTAAACACTATGGTGCAAAAGTTGATGTAGCAAATAATGGTCGCGAGGCGATTGAAAAAGTAACCACTCAAACGTTTGATGTGGTTCTGATGGACATGCAAATGCCTGAAGTAGACGGATTAACCGCGACCCATGAAATTCGTAAAGTTTGGACACAAGAAAGCTTACCTATTTTAGCGATGACCGCAAATGCCATGCAAGAGGACGTTGATAAGTGCCTTGCTGCCGGTATGAATGGACATATTGCAAAGCCCATTGACTTGCAACAGTTAGAGTCATCCATTTTAAATTGCATTGGAAAATCGGCGGTAAATGAAACCACGGTAACAAAACCCGATACGTCTCCTCCTTCTCAAGAAGCACAGGAAGAAAAACAAATCGGTGAACTGGTCGGAATTAACATAAAAGAAGGTATCGACAGAGCCGCAGGCAATCCCCACATTTATTTTCAAATCCTTGAAAAGTTTCTGCGCCAGCAAAGCGAAGAACTAATTAATTTGCAACAGGCTCTTTCGATTGGCGATACCGACTTATCGAACCAATTGCTGCACGCAATAAAAGGGGCAAGTGCAAACCTGTCGATTCATTATCTTGCAGAGCAATGTAAGAAGCTCGAAAGAGAGGTTAAAGACCAAACAATACGCCTCGAAGACATCGATACACTTATTTCATACGTGCGCTCACAGCTTGAAGTGCTTAATGAAATGAAACGAGTAGACGTTATTAAACCTGCCATACAACCTACACTAAATACGAAAGCCCTTCTTGACGACCTTGAAACCGCATTGGCTGATTACAATACAGAAGCGCTTGACCTTGCTGAAGGGTTATCCACTATCACCACGATTGACCCAGATGAAATTGAACTTGTGAAGACCTTAATTACACGTTTCGAATTTGACGACGCTTTACAGAAGGTCAGAAATATAAATCAACGTTTACATTAA
- the sbcB gene encoding exodeoxyribonuclease I produces MNYDNQATFYWYDFESFGATPQKDRPSQFAGVRTDSQFNIIGEPLIIYCKQAPDYLPHPEACLITGITPQLANSKGLVEAEFIARIHEEFSKPNTCVVGYNNIRFDDELTRYTLYRNFYDPYEREWQNGNSRWDLIDVVRACYALRPEGIEWPEKEDGSASFKLEHLTKANNIEHGQAHDALSDVIATIELAKLLRQKQPKLFDFFLMNRNKKALSNLVDVFNMTPLVHTSSKISALHGCTTWIAPMSFHPANKNAVVVFNLAFDPTPLIELSVDEIRQRLYTKRSELKDDEHPIGLKLVHLNKCPVLAPAKTLLPENAARLDINREQCLANLAVLKHHPELREKVAAVFADGDGFEASSNVDYQLYQGFASHADKSKFAVIRDCAPDQLGNLALHFDDAKYATLLFRYRARNWPESLSPDELEKWRKYCQDKLLNGTDNPSINAEDFMLTLENLVHQHEGNERNLKILKALYHYAQSL; encoded by the coding sequence ATGAATTACGACAACCAAGCTACTTTTTATTGGTATGATTTTGAGTCTTTTGGCGCCACACCTCAAAAAGATAGACCAAGTCAGTTTGCAGGTGTTCGCACTGATAGCCAATTCAATATTATTGGCGAGCCATTAATTATTTACTGTAAGCAAGCACCTGATTATCTGCCTCACCCCGAGGCATGTCTAATAACTGGGATCACACCTCAACTTGCTAATAGCAAAGGGCTTGTTGAAGCTGAGTTTATCGCACGTATTCATGAAGAATTTAGCAAACCTAACACCTGTGTTGTCGGCTATAACAACATTCGTTTCGATGATGAATTAACACGCTATACACTGTATCGTAATTTCTACGATCCGTATGAACGAGAGTGGCAAAACGGCAATAGTCGCTGGGATTTAATCGATGTGGTTCGAGCATGTTATGCGTTAAGACCAGAGGGCATTGAGTGGCCAGAAAAAGAAGATGGCTCTGCTAGTTTTAAACTCGAACATTTAACCAAAGCCAACAATATCGAGCACGGCCAAGCTCACGATGCGCTTAGTGATGTCATTGCAACGATTGAGCTGGCAAAACTGCTTCGTCAAAAGCAACCAAAATTGTTCGACTTTTTCTTAATGAACCGCAACAAAAAAGCGCTTTCGAATTTAGTCGATGTGTTTAACATGACGCCTCTCGTACATACCTCATCCAAAATAAGTGCGTTACATGGGTGTACAACCTGGATTGCGCCGATGAGTTTTCACCCGGCAAATAAAAATGCAGTTGTTGTGTTTAACCTAGCTTTTGACCCAACGCCACTGATTGAGTTGAGTGTTGATGAAATTAGGCAGCGACTATACACCAAGCGTTCTGAACTTAAAGATGACGAACATCCTATCGGTCTTAAACTCGTTCATTTGAATAAATGTCCAGTACTTGCTCCAGCTAAAACGCTGCTGCCAGAGAATGCTGCCCGTCTAGATATCAATCGAGAGCAATGTTTAGCAAACCTTGCTGTTCTCAAACATCATCCGGAGCTTCGAGAAAAAGTTGCAGCCGTATTTGCAGATGGCGACGGCTTTGAGGCATCGTCAAATGTTGACTACCAACTTTATCAAGGTTTTGCGAGTCATGCCGACAAATCTAAATTTGCGGTGATCCGCGACTGCGCACCTGATCAATTAGGCAACTTAGCATTGCATTTTGACGACGCTAAATACGCAACGCTCCTTTTCCGCTATCGAGCCAGAAACTGGCCTGAGTCACTCTCACCAGACGAGTTAGAAAAGTGGCGAAAATATTGTCAAGACAAACTACTTAACGGTACAGACAATCCAAGTATCAACGCCGAGGATTTTATGCTCACGCTTGAGAATTTGGTGCATCAACATGAAGGGAATGAACGAAATTTAAAAATTTTAAAGGCTTTATATCACTACGCACAAAGCCTTTAA
- a CDS encoding ABC transporter substrate-binding protein — MKAILSVIFLVLSFSLLAKPIVTLYVYHLKAPYIVDISEQTGLYFDVADVFNRYQQQVTFQTHFLPRKRLDKGVEDASLDGLVMGVNPIWFGDLKHEKYLWTSAVFEDTDDFVSFHKIPFEYEGETSLHQKTIGGILGYKYFGVDELAAKDLLTRVNTNEEIHLLDMLLKQRLDVAIVSRSTRQYLEAKNHWLGLFHVSEIPHDRYTRHIMALRSRNEEFEIVNKLLENEQVKRELNLLSYKYHSP; from the coding sequence TTGAAAGCGATTCTAAGCGTAATATTTCTGGTGCTGTCGTTTTCGCTGTTAGCGAAACCGATAGTCACGCTCTATGTTTACCATCTAAAAGCGCCTTACATTGTTGACATTAGTGAACAAACCGGACTTTATTTTGATGTGGCAGATGTGTTTAACCGATACCAGCAACAAGTTACGTTCCAAACTCACTTTTTACCTCGTAAAAGACTTGATAAGGGCGTAGAAGATGCGTCTCTCGATGGTTTAGTCATGGGGGTAAACCCAATTTGGTTTGGTGATCTTAAGCATGAAAAATACCTTTGGACTTCCGCGGTTTTTGAGGATACCGATGACTTTGTGTCTTTCCATAAAATACCTTTCGAATACGAAGGCGAAACATCTCTTCATCAAAAAACGATAGGCGGGATACTGGGTTATAAGTATTTCGGCGTAGATGAATTGGCTGCTAAGGATTTGCTGACACGTGTCAATACGAACGAAGAAATACACCTTTTAGACATGCTGTTAAAGCAACGGCTGGATGTTGCTATCGTTAGCCGAAGTACACGGCAATATTTAGAAGCGAAGAATCATTGGCTTGGCTTGTTTCATGTTTCAGAAATACCTCATGACCGCTATACACGCCATATCATGGCGTTAAGATCTCGGAATGAAGAATTTGAAATCGTCAACAAACTTCTAGAAAATGAGCAGGTTAAGCGAGAATTAAACCTGCTGTCTTATAAATATCATTCACCGTGA
- a CDS encoding isopenicillin N synthase family dioxygenase: MQELPTVDYQAPNAAEQFVESLRNTGFGVLKNHPIPQSLVESIYKNWQAFFDSEEKHNYLFSKETQDGYFPPSVSEVAKGFTIKDIKEYFHVYPKGRVPAQLEEEIREYYRLANEFASTLLSWVQENAPEEVRAKFSIDLKDMIANSDQTLLRILHYPPMTGDEEPGAIRAAAHGDINLLTVLPAANEPGLQVQRQDGSWLDVPCDFGNLIINIGDMLQEASGGYFPSTIHRVINPTGKASEKSRISLPLFLHPRPDVVLSERYTADSYLQERLRELGVK; this comes from the coding sequence ATGCAAGAATTACCTACAGTTGACTACCAAGCACCAAATGCTGCTGAACAGTTCGTTGAATCACTTCGTAACACAGGTTTTGGTGTTTTGAAGAACCACCCAATCCCGCAGTCACTGGTTGAATCTATCTACAAAAATTGGCAAGCCTTTTTCGATTCTGAAGAAAAGCACAATTATTTATTTAGCAAAGAAACTCAAGATGGTTACTTTCCACCCTCTGTTTCAGAGGTTGCTAAAGGTTTTACGATTAAGGATATTAAAGAATACTTCCACGTTTACCCTAAAGGTCGAGTACCTGCTCAATTAGAAGAAGAAATTCGCGAATATTATCGTTTAGCGAATGAGTTCGCATCAACATTGTTAAGTTGGGTTCAAGAAAACGCGCCGGAAGAAGTACGTGCGAAGTTCTCAATTGATCTAAAAGATATGATTGCAAACTCAGATCAAACTCTACTTCGAATTCTACATTACCCACCAATGACAGGTGATGAAGAGCCAGGCGCAATTCGTGCAGCAGCGCACGGTGATATTAACTTACTCACCGTATTACCAGCAGCGAATGAGCCGGGTTTGCAAGTACAACGTCAAGATGGTAGCTGGTTAGACGTTCCATGTGATTTTGGAAACCTGATCATCAATATCGGTGACATGCTGCAAGAAGCATCGGGTGGATACTTCCCATCAACGATTCACCGAGTGATCAACCCAACGGGTAAGGCATCTGAAAAGTCTCGTATTTCACTACCTCTTTTCTTACACCCTCGTCCGGATGTTGTGTTGTCTGAGCGTTACACTGCAGATAGCTACTTGCAGGAGCGCCTGCGTGAATTAGGCGTTAAGTAA
- a CDS encoding glutathione peroxidase, with translation MDNIYRYSVQLIDGETFPLKLLTGRTVLFVNIASKCSFSSQLATLEKLYQKYRSKGFEIIAFPCNQFGKNEPLEGEMLREYYRSQAKVSFPLCQKVLVNGPDAHPLFNYLKAHTRGIAQNRAIKWNFTKFLVNSEGQLVSRYAPRTKPESLHCAIEGLLENENRSVQFAKL, from the coding sequence ATGGACAATATTTATCGCTATAGCGTTCAACTTATTGATGGTGAAACCTTTCCACTCAAATTATTAACCGGAAGAACCGTACTTTTTGTTAATATTGCCAGTAAATGTAGTTTCTCTTCTCAACTTGCCACACTCGAAAAACTTTATCAAAAGTATCGAAGTAAAGGGTTTGAGATCATTGCATTCCCATGCAATCAATTCGGAAAAAACGAACCTTTAGAAGGTGAGATGTTAAGAGAGTACTACCGCTCTCAAGCCAAAGTCAGTTTTCCACTTTGCCAAAAGGTACTGGTTAATGGCCCTGATGCACATCCGCTCTTTAACTATTTGAAAGCTCACACTCGTGGCATTGCACAAAACCGTGCTATTAAGTGGAACTTTACCAAGTTTTTAGTAAACTCTGAGGGTCAATTGGTCTCTCGCTATGCACCAAGGACCAAACCGGAATCTCTCCATTGCGCCATTGAAGGTTTATTAGAAAATGAAAATCGCTCTGTTCAGTTCGCAAAACTATGA
- a CDS encoding response regulator — protein MREILIVDDVPENLQVLQLILKQPNHRVRAATNATLALKLAREHSPHLIITDINMPEISGIELCKQLKADKGLCDIPVIFVSAMTDTDNLVEAFDVGGVDYITKPFKPAEIMARVKTQFSLLDMKSLQLSQALSERIRQMVMGIAHEINTPLGTSITAISHLNDMVATTKGQYQAQRLSANDIETLFSGADDCIELTERNLKRVKYCVEALKSISVADTQSVKEAVNLQDVLDGVQVKIKQNKSNVPYELTMSLPDEMVLIDREKLELALYHLFINSLTHSGVPEISINIVAYCAQNQLHIEFSDNGKGLQGLSVEQLLTPFVTTKRGNSGHMGLGAPITSSIITSGLKGSLSVTSSDRGLQWAFSIPCSATS, from the coding sequence ATGCGAGAAATCTTAATTGTTGATGATGTGCCGGAAAATCTTCAGGTCTTGCAACTTATTTTAAAACAACCCAATCATCGAGTACGTGCTGCAACAAATGCGACATTGGCACTCAAACTCGCAAGAGAACATTCACCTCATCTTATTATTACCGATATCAATATGCCTGAAATATCAGGGATAGAGCTTTGCAAACAGCTTAAAGCAGATAAAGGTCTATGTGATATCCCCGTTATTTTTGTAAGCGCAATGACCGATACGGATAATCTGGTTGAAGCTTTCGATGTGGGTGGCGTTGACTACATAACAAAGCCATTTAAACCCGCTGAGATTATGGCCCGTGTCAAAACGCAGTTTTCACTGTTAGACATGAAAAGTTTGCAGCTTTCTCAGGCGCTGTCAGAGCGGATCCGGCAAATGGTGATGGGGATTGCGCATGAAATAAACACGCCTTTGGGGACAAGTATCACGGCAATCTCTCATTTGAATGATATGGTTGCAACAACGAAAGGGCAATATCAAGCACAGCGACTCAGTGCGAATGATATTGAAACGCTTTTTTCGGGCGCAGACGACTGTATCGAATTAACCGAAAGAAATTTAAAACGCGTTAAATATTGTGTTGAGGCGCTGAAATCAATCTCGGTGGCGGATACACAGAGTGTCAAGGAAGCAGTTAATCTTCAGGACGTCTTGGACGGAGTCCAAGTCAAAATAAAACAGAACAAAAGCAATGTACCTTATGAATTAACTATGTCGTTGCCCGATGAAATGGTTTTGATAGACAGAGAAAAATTGGAACTTGCTCTATATCATTTGTTCATCAATTCCCTCACGCACAGTGGTGTACCTGAGATTTCAATTAACATTGTTGCCTATTGTGCACAAAACCAATTACACATTGAATTTAGTGACAATGGAAAAGGCCTACAGGGATTGAGCGTCGAACAGTTACTGACGCCATTTGTTACAACAAAACGAGGTAACTCAGGTCACATGGGACTGGGTGCACCAATCACCTCCAGTATCATTACATCTGGATTAAAAGGTAGTCTTTCCGTGACTTCATCTGATCGAGGACTCCAATGGGCATTTTCAATCCCATGCTCTGCAACTTCTTGA
- a CDS encoding 2-hydroxyacid dehydrogenase, with translation MKIALFSSQNYEKPFFNQFALQYPELEITYFEEKLNHQTVAMASGFDAICAFVNDCLDADVITTLAKMNIRCIALRCAGFNNVDLPAAKKNGISVVRVPAYSPEAVAEHCVALMLTLSRKTHKAYNRVREDNFDLNGLLGFNLFKKTIGVIGCGKIGQSLVNILNGFGANVLVCDPNIGEGNYTQVNLDMLLSQSDVISLHCPLTEQTHHLIDEAAFAKMKDGVMLINTSRGALVDSKACIGALKSRKLGYLGLDVYEQESELFFQNHSGEILQDDVFSRLVSFPNVLVTGHQGFFTQEALSEIARVTVDNLLAWKNKQAIKNQVI, from the coding sequence ATGAAAATCGCTCTGTTCAGTTCGCAAAACTATGAAAAACCGTTTTTCAACCAATTTGCTTTGCAATACCCTGAGCTTGAAATCACCTATTTTGAAGAAAAATTAAATCACCAAACGGTAGCTATGGCGTCAGGTTTTGACGCTATTTGCGCCTTCGTAAACGATTGCCTAGACGCGGACGTTATCACTACGCTTGCCAAAATGAATATTCGGTGCATTGCACTGCGTTGTGCCGGTTTCAACAACGTAGATTTGCCCGCAGCAAAGAAAAACGGCATTTCGGTTGTTCGCGTTCCAGCATACAGCCCCGAAGCCGTTGCCGAACATTGCGTTGCGTTAATGCTCACATTAAGCCGGAAAACCCATAAAGCCTACAATCGTGTTCGTGAAGACAATTTTGATTTAAATGGCTTGCTGGGATTCAACTTATTTAAAAAAACAATTGGCGTCATTGGTTGTGGGAAAATAGGTCAATCATTAGTAAATATATTAAACGGATTTGGCGCGAATGTGTTAGTTTGCGACCCAAATATTGGCGAAGGTAATTACACCCAAGTCAACCTAGATATGTTGCTATCTCAAAGCGACGTTATTTCGCTACATTGCCCTTTGACTGAACAAACTCACCATCTAATCGACGAAGCGGCTTTTGCTAAAATGAAAGATGGCGTAATGCTAATTAATACAAGCCGTGGTGCTCTCGTAGACAGTAAAGCCTGCATTGGAGCACTTAAAAGCCGTAAACTCGGCTACTTGGGATTAGACGTGTACGAACAAGAATCGGAACTCTTTTTCCAAAACCACTCTGGCGAAATTTTGCAAGACGATGTGTTTTCTCGACTTGTTAGTTTTCCAAATGTGCTTGTGACCGGACACCAAGGTTTCTTTACACAAGAAGCGCTGAGCGAAATTGCGCGAGTGACCGTGGATAACTTACTTGCTTGGAAAAACAAACAGGCAATAAAAAACCAAGTCATATAG
- a CDS encoding NAD(P)-dependent oxidoreductase, with amino-acid sequence MSIKVSFIGLGVMGFPMAGHLQKAGYEVTVYNRTTQKAQDWVTQFGGQFATTPKAAVTGSEMVFMCVGNDDDLRSVVYGDDGVLAGMSAGSILIDHTTTSAKVAREVGERCTALNIAFLDAPVSGGQAGAENGALTIMVGGEEKTFAKVQPVMDAFARFSQLLGPIGSGQLCKMVNQICIAGVVQGLAEGLHFAKKAGLEGEKVIETISKGAAGSWQMENRYKTMLAGEYEFGFAVDWMRKDLGIALDEARSNGATLSLTALVDQYYSDVQSIGGGRFDTSSLLARLDAIHEKK; translated from the coding sequence ATGTCAATTAAAGTAAGTTTTATCGGTCTTGGCGTTATGGGTTTTCCGATGGCGGGGCATTTACAAAAAGCAGGCTACGAAGTGACTGTTTATAACCGCACGACACAAAAGGCTCAAGATTGGGTGACTCAATTTGGAGGACAGTTTGCAACTACCCCGAAAGCTGCGGTCACTGGCAGTGAAATGGTCTTTATGTGTGTTGGGAACGATGACGATTTACGCTCTGTAGTTTATGGCGACGACGGTGTCTTGGCGGGCATGAGTGCAGGCAGTATTTTAATCGACCATACTACAACCTCAGCTAAAGTCGCGCGCGAAGTAGGTGAACGCTGTACTGCTCTAAATATTGCGTTTTTGGACGCGCCTGTTTCAGGGGGACAAGCTGGTGCCGAGAATGGCGCACTGACGATAATGGTTGGTGGCGAGGAAAAGACATTTGCCAAAGTTCAACCAGTAATGGACGCATTCGCCCGTTTTAGCCAATTATTGGGTCCGATTGGTTCAGGCCAACTGTGTAAAATGGTCAATCAAATTTGTATCGCAGGCGTAGTACAAGGTCTTGCCGAGGGGTTGCATTTCGCGAAGAAAGCAGGGCTTGAAGGAGAGAAAGTCATTGAAACCATCTCAAAAGGAGCGGCAGGCTCTTGGCAAATGGAGAACCGTTATAAAACGATGTTAGCGGGTGAATATGAGTTTGGTTTCGCCGTAGATTGGATGCGAAAAGATCTAGGTATTGCACTTGATGAGGCGCGTTCAAATGGTGCAACGTTATCTCTCACCGCCTTGGTCGATCAATATTACTCGGATGTGCAGTCTATTGGTGGCGGACGCTTTGATACATCGAGCCTACTGGCGAGACTCGATGCAATTCATGAGAAAAAATAG